Within the Oreochromis niloticus isolate F11D_XX linkage group LG14, O_niloticus_UMD_NMBU, whole genome shotgun sequence genome, the region ATATCAGGTCATGGGTCACCTCTGAAGTGTTTCTTAATTGAATAgtaacaaaaattaaaattcaGCAGCTGCTACTTGTTGTCTTCTCTTCACTCCTGAGAGATGCCCATTGACCGACATGAAAACATCACACATAATGATCTGTTTCTACTGACTACATTAGCATAGATACTTGTGTTTTTCCTAATCATTTCCCACTCATAGAAGAGGCTTGATCATTAACGTTGACTGAGAGCTTGTCTCTGGAGGGATTTTCAATCAATCAGGTTCAGTGTTTTACAGAATCAGTCCTGAGAACTCCCTCCTGGAGATCCAGCTGGGGAAGCTGCCCACCTGGCTTCCAGTATGCTATGAGAGGTGGAACTCTTCGCTGGGAACACTGGTCTGCAGACAGCTGGGTTATCTGAGGTGATGCTTTTTCGCAGTCCTGCGAGGATCACACACTGCTTCTTTATAGCACCATTTAAAAAAGCTGAGAGCCCATTCTCAAACTTGGTTTAATTTTAGGCTGAAGGCTCACCTTATTTATGATCTATTAATACCTCATTTATAATCTTGCTTCACACCTCATGAGACTAAATTATCTCAATACTCGCTCCCACCCATTTTTCAAATGTTCCCTTACCAGACTGACCAAGCATAAAGGAGTGAACCTTACTGATATCGGGCCAAACTACACTGACGGCTTCATACAAATTACCTCAGAACAAAAGAGCAGCCTGGAAAATATGTGGCAGTTCAGGTAAGGCAATCTGTCAGAGGACATCACACTCATAATGGTGCAGGGAAAATTGCGTCCGCTAATACATTAATTATGCATCATTAGTTACccaatttattttcatttaggaGGAGTTGTATCACAGGGAAGGTTATCGCTTTGCAGTGTTTTGGTGAGCAAATTAAACTTAACTTTTAATTTGAGTTTGCGCCTCGCACAGAGGCCAGTAGTGTTTTTGTACAAAAGCTTTATATCAGAGCAGGATGAATGATGGcgtctgctgctgctctttctGACCAACCCAATTTCGTTTCGTTTTGATGAATGGATCTTTAGAGTGTGGCACACGAGCAAAGCTACCCAGGATAATCGGGGGCGTGGAGGCCGCGCTGGGCAGGTGGCCCTGGCAGGTCAGCCTTTACTACAGCAACCGTCACACCTGCGGAGGCTCCATCATCACCAGTCAATGGGTAGTCACAGCTGCCCACTGTGTACACAAGTAAGACTGCTGACCTGACAAGTACTAAAGGTCAGAGGTTGCAGCCACGATGAAGGATAATAATCAGTCATTAACAGCTGTACCAGTGTAGCAGTATCAGTATCtactctctcttttcttttcccaaATGTCAGCTACAGGCTACCTCAGATATCCAGCTGGGTGGTCTATGCTGGCATTGTGACCCGCAGCTCTGCTAAAACGGCTCAGCATGCAGGCTACGCGGTGGAGAAGATCATCTACAACAAGAACTACAACCACAGGACCCACGACAGCGATATAGCACTGATGAAGCTGCGGACCCCGTTCAATTTCTCAGGTCAGTCTCATCgcagcacttaaaaaaaaaaaaaaaaaaaaagtactttggCTTCAGTTTACCTTTTCATATGCTAATAACAATTTATCATAAACAATATAAGTGCTATTGCTATGCTAATTTTTCTAATCATAACAAGTGATATACACTTCAAATGAAAAGGCTCCCAATATCTTTAACATCTCACAGAATCAGCTGTTAAGATTCACACATAAGCTTACAGTCTCAGCAACAATTAAAGCACCGCCTCCAGATGTTTTGAGACGTTGAAATTTATTCTCCTTCCTGGCTCCTGAGGGATCTTTGGGTCTGTCTTTGtaattttgtttcttctttaccTCACAACATAAGGAGCCTTGAAATGACTATTGTTTTGaattcacataaataaaaatgaaccgAATTACAGATGTAGCTTCCAAAGGACAGAATACATGAATATGCAAATACtgtacagtgtaaaaaaaacaaaacacaaaaaaccagGCCATCATATAGAATCCAATGAGAGAGACACAGGGCTATTTTTGTACACAATGCATTTTATGTAGATTCGGTTATATTTAAGTTATTCTGTGAGTTTGTATGGCTGCTACCTTTTTGTTTGCTCTGATCTCAGTGGGAGACAACTTTCTTTATGTTGTATACAGGACCACAGTTGGCTTCTCTATCATAAAAGCTTCcttgtttttcagctgtgatTTGATATGAGCGTAGAGACTAAAGAGAAAACAGCTTTCTCATGACAAACACTGAAGTCTAAACGTGGTAAAACACGTCTCAGTGAAGGGTGGTTTTATAACACTTCTTAACATGACTTATGAATCCAACCATATTTGCAGTACAACTTAATGTCTCTTGTAactatttaaatgtattaaGAGGCAAAATTCCTCCTTTTAACTAGACACAATCAGGCCCATCTGCCTGCCTCAGTACGACTATGCCCTTCCAGGAGGAACACAGTGCTGGATTTCTGGATGGGGATACACGCAACCCGACGGGGGTAAGATGTTACTACACTGCTCTGCTCTTAAACAAATGCATCTCTGCTACAAATCTAATCCATACTCAAATGGTGACAGAGTGAGCCAAGTGTGTTAGTGGAGCAGTCCTAAATTGAAACTTTCACCCGTAGTTCATTCACCCGACACCCTGAAAGAGGCGCCAGTCCCAATAATAAGCACAAAGAAATGTAACAGCTCCTGCATGTACAATGGAGAGATCACAGCACGGATGCTATGTGCCGGCTACACAGAGGGAAAAGTGGACGCATGTCAGGTCAGAGGCTTGTTTTGACCACTAGATTTAGCTTCTCTTTTATGAGTAGCTGTAGTGAGCAGTGTTTGGGCCTACCTCTCCAGGGGGACAGTGGGGGCCCTCTGGTTTGCCAGGATGACAACGTATGGAGGCTGGTGGGGGTCGTCAGCTGGGGAACAGGGTGTGCTGAGCCCAATCATCCTGGAGTTTACACCAAAGTGGCCAAATTCTTGGGATGGATCTACGAGATGATAGAGGTAAACagcattttttaattctacagtGAACAATAACTAACTATTTACAGGACAGCACAGAGGTTTAGTATCATTCGATACTTCTTTATTGAGCTCGATAGTTAAAAAATACACGCAAAACACATGATCAGCTTAATTATAatttcattatatatatatatttttaaaaagttagctCCACTTTTGCCAGTTTTAAAACATTATGTTGAGAGAAATGCATCAAAGTAAGCCTGTGAAATAGGtcatttgtttttgtagaaGTACCCTGCTGATAACAACTCTTTGAACGGAGGATATTTACATATCATGGAATACTTTTTTACAGGGATAATACTTTTACTTATCTAAAATATTACAATAAATTCTTATATCACTACACTGCAGAAAGCGCTAATTAGTTTCATCCATGCCGCTAtttgaattttttctttttttgtattttcagccGGATTGAGATGGAAACTGTAAAACAGAACAGCGATTTCTAATATTAATTCTTTCCTTATTTTTGCAGAATTACTGAGGAGGGCTCATGACAACAAAAGGAAGGAAGCTTCTGATGAAACTGGTGGAAACGTTAGAAAACTACAGTTATACAtgatactttttattttacGTGTCAGTTATATAATGTACACATAAAGACAGACTGAAAACATCAACATGCATTTTTACGTTATGTTTTTCATGTATTGAAAATAAATTATGCTTCTTATTGTCATGTGTGGTTTCTGAGCCGCAGTTCCGCATCTCACCGCCTGGTGGCAACAGTGTTACGTTTCATATAGTTTCTATGGCAACTGACAACATTGGCCTAGCTAGTGTTAGCGATTACAACTAATGAGCTACAGAACGTAattagttgttttgttttgttttggtttggtttttttaaatatttgtgtgATACTGCTCCATATTTGTCGGATATTTAAGGTGTTTCTATAACACATGCTCCTCTATGACACTGCTGACCGGCTGGTTTTCTGACGCACAAACTTTTTCTGCTAACTAGCTAGAGTTGGTAATAAAAGTACGACAGTTACCTTAACATGTGCTCCACTGGCAGTACAGAGGATGTTTTGCAGCAGATGAGCAAACTGTGGTCCATGCTGGATGATCTCTCTGAAAATGACCCTGCAGCCTACCGTACGCTTATAGAGAAACAGTTGAAGGAAGGAGCTGAATTCAGAGCACCGCCCGAGCTGGACTCCTGCCTCTGCACTGAAATACTGGTGAGTTTCATTCGTGAAGGCTCCTTCCTGTGTAGGCCCCACTCCATACAGGTGTTACTCAGCACATTCTTTGGTTCAGCTAGAAAGGAAGCCCACCTTTATTCCtccaaaacataaataaatatatactcTAAATTCAAACACAAATTAGGGAAAGTTAACTTTAATAGCAGAAAATTTAGGATACAGCTCAGTACCCATCatcaaaaaaatttttttttttttaaatgattcagTGTCTCAGGTCCTGTCATTGGTACAAGGAATTACATTACAGAAGAATTTGGATTGGGAACAGCACTTACTCTGCAAAAGGCTCACCCAAGTAATGCAGGCATCTGATGGTGGAGGAGAGGGACTGCCAGGAATCGACTCAATGTGCAACAGCAGTCCTCTAACCTTAACAAGGCTGCTGAATGATGTGGGAAGGCATAAAACGAAGAAAAATCAAATGTAGTGAGCTATggaatatgaaaacaaaacagcccACATATGATGTTCTGCTCACTCCAGCAGTGTGTCCCTTGTATGCAACCCTCAAACACATCCGGGTGGGCTGCAAAAGCAGTCTAACACATGGAGGATATAGTTGGTGACATAACCAACTAACTTGTCTGTAGCTATTAGTCAGGAGAGTATAGACTAACTGCAACTCATTAGAAGTTAAAGCCACCTTTCTGCAACAAACAACCTTCATCTGGGAAGGTGAGAAACAGCATGTCAAGCCCTATCTTCCTGAAATATACCTTTACACTTGAAATCAACCTGCACCCAGGTCTGGTTCTCTGGTCCAGTTCCTGCCAGTCTGTCTTCACTGTAGAACTGATTGTCCCTTGGGAGGATGCAATCAATAAGGCATATGACAAGAAGAAAGCATGAGCAAGCTGAGAGAGAGGACCAAGGCTGGAAAGTGGAGGTCCATTCAGTGGAAGTGGGCTGTAGGGGCTTCGCAGCCAGCTCCACAGTAAGACTGACGAAGGAAGTAGGCATCAGGAAGGGCAGCCTAATACAAGTTAATCAAAAAGCTTGCCACTGTTGCCAAAAGAAAGTAGTCACAGGGGCTGGCTGAAGCAGAAGGAGACAGTGTGGCCTGCCAAATTACTGGTGGGTGCCATGTGAAATACACCCAGGTCTGATCAGCCTGTGGTGGGTCTGCTTTGGCTAAGGGCATCTTGTGAGAAATTATGGAAATGCActatgaagctggggtacaaaGCTGATGATGTGTCGCGCTGATGGATACATACCCATATGGTCAGCAGCAAACACCCCATCTAGATGGCTTCTCCAACCCACTCAGTTCTGTGTTATACTGACAGGGATTATAACTTCTAGCCCTATTAATTAGTATAGTCCATTACAAGCTGTGAAAGCTTTGTCATcacatttcttgtttttatccAACCAAGAGTAAAGTAATAACCTAAAAATATTTCTGCTGAGGAGCTGTAAGCTGTGCTTGCTTTATATATCCTAAAATACACAGGCTGCATGAGAAACACAGACTTTTACTTCACTCTGCAAAGATGCTAGACTTTTATCCACTTAGAACTTTGAAATTGAGTTTGTTTTGACAGATCCTTTTGATAGCACTGTGTTTCTGTGACAGAAACCAAAGAAAGGCCTGCTGTACATCAACATATGCAGCTGGAAATGTGTGCCTGCGCCTCAGGATCCCAGCAGGCTTTTACCAGTGTACACTGGAAAACTGGAAACAGGCACAAATGAAGATCAAGGTGTGTCAAGCTGCAGACCTGCCATTTGTATTACATGACACAAGCAAGAAAGTCATACTTTTTCCTTTACAGGCTGGTATACTGTGCTGGATGTGGCATTAAATCCTGTGTTGCTGCAGGAAAGTAGGGAGAACAAAGCAGAGATTAACCAGGTCTATATGCTGGCCCTGAGCTTTGCCCAGAAGCAGCTTGGGATGACGTTATCGCAGGAGTACAGAGTTGTCAACAGTAGCCCAAATAGTAGCCCAGATGAGTTGCACCGCCGGCTTGGATTTCAGAAGTTGTCCAGTGCCCCCAAACAACCCGACACAGGTAATGCAATAAGTCTGTCAACCCTGACAAGCTTTGATAAGCACTTTATGTTGAACCCGTGCTCTTTACCcactctcctttcacctcctaAAACAATTTTCCTGATAATCCatagtccttttttttttttttttttttttttttttacagctggtCAGACACCAGCTGCCCTCCTGCAGCACATCTCCTCCCTACAATCAGAAAACCAAGAGGACTCTGCTCCTCAAATTATCTGTAGGCctgcagagaaaataaagaAGGATTTGATCCAGGTCATCTCAGCCGCTTCTGTGGGGCCTCAGAAGCCAGAGTATCGACTCGAGGTGAAGACTGATGCAGCAGGAGTTCCTGACAGCGTGGAACTGATGGTGGAGCTGCCAATGGTTTGCTCCATGTCAGAGTGCCAGCTGAGCGTGTCCAAGGTTAGTGGTTACACACTCCCTTGAACAGTTATAACGAAGCACTTTAGAAtccagtgtgtgtcagtgtgtagCTGGATGTCATAAGAAATACATAATCGACCTGTAGCGAGCCTTAGTAGCACACTGGATGTATTTTTCTCTGCAGGATGACGTCTTACTGGAGGTGGAGGATCTTTACTATTTGCTTGTGGACTTCCCGAAAACTGTAAACGAAGACACCGCGTCTGCCATCTTtaataagaagaaaagaagacttACATTGAAAGTGAATGTGCTGTGACCATCATCCTTAATTAAGAAGCAAATGTGCAGTGTTTGTTAAGCTAGCTAAACACTGGCATTGAAAATgcctcaaacaaaaacaacaaaactcctGTTGTGCaatgtacaaataaaaaaaagaaaagaaaaaagcactGAGAGCGCATTGTGCTGTGGAGGGACCCGTATTCTGCCTCAGAATTCAAGTTAACTAACAATAAACAGCTTGCGTGTAAATTGATCCATTTCCAAGAGCAACATGTTTGTGAAACAAATATGTAACAGTGTCCCTTTGTGCTGTGTGGGCTGAGGCTCAGCAGCAAATTTAATTCTAACCCCCCTCCTCAAAATTAATTGACTTTAATGACAATCTGtggattttgtttattaatgtgTGGGCGCGTGAGTGGAGGTGTATAATGGCTACGAGCTGGTGTCATTACCGTATGCAGGGGGGAATAATTGACAACAAAACGATCCATGCAATAATTTATGTTTATTAAAACATCAAAATTGATGCAGaacaacaacatcactgttTGGCAATCTGGAACACGTGGAAAATGTCAGTAaacacttctttcttttttttggaggtttgcatactatgcactGATTACAGCTTTTTAAAGCACAGCGTAGCTTGTTATTTCATGTAAAGCTAacgttattttattattcaaGTATGACTTTACTGACCATTACGTGGTAGTCCCACAAACTTATTTATGAGCTGCAAACAATGTGCGACATGCGGTCCATAAACGAAAAAAAATTGTATCCAAATGTTTAGATTCTTCATATGAAACATTCACTTTTAAAACATGGTTTTGTACCTTAATGGTGTTAGCTCCATTGGTCCCAGTTATGTATCGTAACACTATTCTTTCTTATGGCATCAGAAGTATTTTCAGTAGCTTCCTGGTCCAGTGGGAACAGCTGAGGTTTGTAGTGACAATCTCTAGTTTTTGGGCTCTATCTCCGCTCTCCGTGATCCTCCTCAACCCACGCTACAATCTTCCCCTCCCAGCCAGGGACAACGGCTCCATCCTGAAACACCTGAAAAGCCAGCATCCAGTGTTTACATATCTGAGAGACCCGTATCTGTAATATACTATAAAAGGTTTGGATAGAGAGTAAAAATGAATACTTGAGGTTATCCAATTCTTTGGGATGGAAATAAGTCTCCCCATGGTGTTCTGAAGTGCACAGTAGGCACAGCTATTATCAGCATATCTTACTCTATAACTGCCGTTTTACATTTGCCAGCTGAAGCCCGATGTGAAGAGAAATAGGGGCTGTAATTTTACTCCCACGCCTACCTCCTCTTTCACTGTGCCAAACTCTGGGTCAAGGGCCTTGAAGTGGTATCTGAAACTGCCTTGTCTGTCTACAGCTGCCTTGAAGTCTCGCAGTGTCACCTCTCCCAGCCTGGAAGCACACATATATCCACACAGACATTATGCTTTGCTAGGATAAACCAGCCCAGGCATCCATATGCGGCTATGGTCAACCGAAACCCAACTAACAATttgcttaaaaaataaagaacgcTCCAGTGAAGCAACGCACAGCACTGTATCAAGCCACCATAAAGTGTTTATATACTCGCCTTTTTGGGATGTTAATCAGAAATGGAGTGAGCGAGCGATCTGTGAAGTAGAGCACTTTAGTGGAGACGGCAGTATCCAATCCTGGACTGCTGTGTGAGTGCGccatttctggaaaaaaaacccagcaaacaTTGTTTTTCCACAACCAAAGTCTGAAAGGGTTCTAGCCTCACACTCAGTCATGAACTCTCTTTGCAGTGCACTGTAATTGAATAGCACAATTTGATTTAACAGCCAGTAGAGATGTTGCGGGGGATGACAAATCCTAAACAAAAACGAGCATTTTGTTTGTCTCACTCGAGCTCGGCGGCCAGGAGTCACGGTCTGTCGAGTTGGCTCTGCGTCCTGGCGATTTGAATTCCTCCTAGAAGAAGAACCAATTACTCATAGCAAACAGTCGGATGTTATCAGTTGCTGAGTCATCATCTGGCAAGTGACAGACGAGCtactacattttaaaatttcctcTTTGAGTTGTGAGAGCGAGAGTGTGTACCCCTCTGTCCTGTCTGCGCTGGGTGTCCAGAGAGTGCAGTCTGTCCATGAGACTGGCCACGCCCTGCTCCagagtgtccagggtgtgatGTTGGGGGTCATGGCCGGAAAAACTGTCCCTCAAACTGCGAAGTGCTTCCCTGACAACCTGCAGCTCTTCACCCTGTGAAAACAGTCCTCTGATACTTAGAAAGAATTGGAAAAAAATCGAAATCATTTTGAACTCTGGACATTTATGGACAGCATGGGTTAATGAGAGAATTAAAGAGTGCATACTGGTGCGCTGTGCTGGAACACTGGAGGAGATGTCGAAGCCACTGAGTTACTGTAGCCGCTGCCCTCACTCCTGAACGCCtatcagagacagagacagtaTAAACCAAGGTGAAGCTGAGTGTTCTGAATGAAAAGTGTGAtaatatttacaaaatgtgCTCAGAAACTGCAATACAGAGAGCAAACACTTGGCCTGTGTAGCTAAAAAACAGCCAGAAAGCTTATTCATCTGAATAAGAGCTTCACTTTTGtccaaaaactataaaaaaaaacatcacaacCGTAGTgggtgacatgttttttttcctatcaTGATGAACACAGTGCACGGTAGTCTATTTTGAGTTGATTTCACATACAGCATCCTGCTGCAAGAGATACTCACCGGTGCAAGAAATATGTATTAATCTGCCACTGAAAATAGTCTCCAACAAATGCACCATTTACTCTGATCTGAGTAACAATTTATAAAGATCACACCGCTGAGGTGTACTGGGAAATGTAATGTTTTCTTCAAGCACCCTGCTGCCTTAATATATTTATAGTTTTTGGTCTTATTGAGTAATGTTTCTAGTAAGAAGAAATATATGGGCTATCATGCGGCAAGTACAATGTAATCACAGTTAGACCGATGCgcgataaaaacaaacaaacaaacattggtGTTATATATGAGTCCTGCATTCAAACATATGTTATTTAGCACGTATATGTGAAACCTGTCATGCTGCATACCCGTCCCAGGCTGACTTCATGTGCCTTGTGCTGAGCTTCATCGAgcttttgctgctgctgctgcagtattCTGTCCTTCCTCCCGAGCTGCTGCTATTGTGACAAGAGAGATGGATGGCACGAGGCTTTATTTGCATCTCTATGGCTAAAAGAATGCACTGACGTGTATATAATAAAAGACAATACCTCATATTCGCTAAGTAATTTGTTCCTTTCACTCAGCTTGCGTTTGAGCTCTGCCTGCAAACAGTT harbors:
- the tmprss5 gene encoding transmembrane protease serine 5 isoform X6 gives rise to the protein MQGKHVKLLLRPSSSQSPVGLGDTKETSFCNVTEDISASDSRKGSVFYRISPENSLLEIQLGKLPTWLPVCYERWNSSLGTLVCRQLGYLRLTKHKGVNLTDIGPNYTDGFIQITSEQKSSLENMWQFRRSCITGKVIALQCFECGTRAKLPRIIGGVEAALGRWPWQVSLYYSNRHTCGGSIITSQWVVTAAHCVHNYRLPQISSWVVYAGIVTRSSAKTAQHAGYAVEKIIYNKNYNHRTHDSDIALMKLRTPFNFSDTIRPICLPQYDYALPGGTQCWISGWGYTQPDGVHSPDTLKEAPVPIISTKKCNSSCMYNGEITARMLCAGYTEGKVDACQGDSGGPLVCQDDNVWRLVGVVSWGTGCAEPNHPGVYTKVAKFLGWIYEMIENY
- the tmprss5 gene encoding transmembrane protease serine 5 isoform X1, which translates into the protein MSLDGDTLSVIENPVAVSHPFHSEKTAGVAGAKGVQGWLKGFQSTTQAHRLVRLLAAVCAVGLLGGLVVGVWFLVKLLLRPSSSQSPVGLGDTKETSFCNVTEDISASDSRKGSVFYRISPENSLLEIQLGKLPTWLPVCYERWNSSLGTLVCRQLGYLRLTKHKGVNLTDIGPNYTDGFIQITSEQKSSLENMWQFRRSCITGKVIALQCFECGTRAKLPRIIGGVEAALGRWPWQVSLYYSNRHTCGGSIITSQWVVTAAHCVHNYRLPQISSWVVYAGIVTRSSAKTAQHAGYAVEKIIYNKNYNHRTHDSDIALMKLRTPFNFSDTIRPICLPQYDYALPGGTQCWISGWGYTQPDGVHSPDTLKEAPVPIISTKKCNSSCMYNGEITARMLCAGYTEGKVDACQGDSGGPLVCQDDNVWRLVGVVSWGTGCAEPNHPGVYTKVAKFLGWIYEMIENY
- the tmprss5 gene encoding transmembrane protease serine 5 isoform X3 translates to MSLDGDTLSVIENPVAVSHPFHSEKTAGVAGAKGVQGWLKGFQSTTQVKLLLRPSSSQSPVGLGDTKETSFCNVTEDISASDSRKGSVFYRISPENSLLEIQLGKLPTWLPVCYERWNSSLGTLVCRQLGYLRLTKHKGVNLTDIGPNYTDGFIQITSEQKSSLENMWQFRRSCITGKVIALQCFECGTRAKLPRIIGGVEAALGRWPWQVSLYYSNRHTCGGSIITSQWVVTAAHCVHNYRLPQISSWVVYAGIVTRSSAKTAQHAGYAVEKIIYNKNYNHRTHDSDIALMKLRTPFNFSDTIRPICLPQYDYALPGGTQCWISGWGYTQPDGVHSPDTLKEAPVPIISTKKCNSSCMYNGEITARMLCAGYTEGKVDACQGDSGGPLVCQDDNVWRLVGVVSWGTGCAEPNHPGVYTKVAKFLGWIYEMIENY
- the tmprss5 gene encoding transmembrane protease serine 5 isoform X2; the encoded protein is MSLDGDTLSVIENPVAVSHPFHSEKTAGVAGAKGVQGWLKGFQSTTQAHRLVRLLAAVCAVGLLGGLVVGVWFLVKLLLRPSSSQSPVGLGDTKETSFCNVTEDISASDSRKVFYRISPENSLLEIQLGKLPTWLPVCYERWNSSLGTLVCRQLGYLRLTKHKGVNLTDIGPNYTDGFIQITSEQKSSLENMWQFRRSCITGKVIALQCFECGTRAKLPRIIGGVEAALGRWPWQVSLYYSNRHTCGGSIITSQWVVTAAHCVHNYRLPQISSWVVYAGIVTRSSAKTAQHAGYAVEKIIYNKNYNHRTHDSDIALMKLRTPFNFSDTIRPICLPQYDYALPGGTQCWISGWGYTQPDGVHSPDTLKEAPVPIISTKKCNSSCMYNGEITARMLCAGYTEGKVDACQGDSGGPLVCQDDNVWRLVGVVSWGTGCAEPNHPGVYTKVAKFLGWIYEMIENY
- the tmprss5 gene encoding transmembrane protease serine 5 isoform X4, whose protein sequence is MSLDGDTLSVIENPVAVSHPFHSEKTAGVAGAKGVQGWLKGFQSTTQVKLLLRPSSSQSPVGLGDTKETSFCNVTEDISASDSRKVFYRISPENSLLEIQLGKLPTWLPVCYERWNSSLGTLVCRQLGYLRLTKHKGVNLTDIGPNYTDGFIQITSEQKSSLENMWQFRRSCITGKVIALQCFECGTRAKLPRIIGGVEAALGRWPWQVSLYYSNRHTCGGSIITSQWVVTAAHCVHNYRLPQISSWVVYAGIVTRSSAKTAQHAGYAVEKIIYNKNYNHRTHDSDIALMKLRTPFNFSDTIRPICLPQYDYALPGGTQCWISGWGYTQPDGVHSPDTLKEAPVPIISTKKCNSSCMYNGEITARMLCAGYTEGKVDACQGDSGGPLVCQDDNVWRLVGVVSWGTGCAEPNHPGVYTKVAKFLGWIYEMIENY
- the tmprss5 gene encoding transmembrane protease serine 5 isoform X5, coding for MANGASTASGTDLCTTSAGLQMSTDTADSSSGLYARKTCQTFAEAIVLPKPSGAWGYKGDILLQCDGGYFRIGLAERISPENSLLEIQLGKLPTWLPVCYERWNSSLGTLVCRQLGYLRLTKHKGVNLTDIGPNYTDGFIQITSEQKSSLENMWQFRRSCITGKVIALQCFECGTRAKLPRIIGGVEAALGRWPWQVSLYYSNRHTCGGSIITSQWVVTAAHCVHNYRLPQISSWVVYAGIVTRSSAKTAQHAGYAVEKIIYNKNYNHRTHDSDIALMKLRTPFNFSDTIRPICLPQYDYALPGGTQCWISGWGYTQPDGVHSPDTLKEAPVPIISTKKCNSSCMYNGEITARMLCAGYTEGKVDACQGDSGGPLVCQDDNVWRLVGVVSWGTGCAEPNHPGVYTKVAKFLGWIYEMIENY
- the pih1d2 gene encoding PIH1 domain-containing protein 2 — translated: MCSTGSTEDVLQQMSKLWSMLDDLSENDPAAYRTLIEKQLKEGAEFRAPPELDSCLCTEILKPKKGLLYINICSWKCVPAPQDPSRLLPVYTGKLETGTNEDQGWYTVLDVALNPVLLQESRENKAEINQVYMLALSFAQKQLGMTLSQEYRVVNSSPNSSPDELHRRLGFQKLSSAPKQPDTAGQTPAALLQHISSLQSENQEDSAPQIICRPAEKIKKDLIQVISAASVGPQKPEYRLEVKTDAAGVPDSVELMVELPMVCSMSECQLSVSKDDVLLEVEDLYYLLVDFPKTVNEDTASAIFNKKKRRLTLKVNVL